The sequence below is a genomic window from Balearica regulorum gibbericeps isolate bBalReg1 chromosome 9, bBalReg1.pri, whole genome shotgun sequence.
AATATTGCTAACAACTTGCAAAGTCACATGGATAATTCTTTTAAGGCTTGTGATGTTAGTATCTATGTGTTCGCATTGTGCGTTACCACTTGTAACTTAGTGCtcttaacagaaagaaataaagtgaaacaGGTCTAGGAAAAGTGACTAACCCCCACAACTGAAGGTTTCATCGTGACCGTTCCCGCTTGGTTTTGTGTATTTATGTTGTTCTACCAGCAGATGTTGCTGTGGTCATCAGATTTGGAAATTCTGGATTGGAAGAGGGCAGTCTGAATAGAGAAAGTGCTCTGTTTTGCATACTGGCTTAATTGCACTGTacataatttgtatttcaggCATGAAAAGGTTGGTTTGCAGCAGGCTAAGAACTGCGCTTGAAGACTGAGTGTTTgctgaagggagaagggaagcaaGAGGATAAGCTGCTAAGGATGGATTTACGAAGCGGTGCGGAGACAAAAGGCCTTGTTCTGGTGCTGCACAGACAGGGCTCAGCCTAATGGCACCAGTGAGACTGATAGTAGACTTTGGCCCGTTGCCTGCGAGTGTTTGAGAGCTAACTGGATTTTTTGATTACTTGGGGCAACTGCTTGGCTGCATGATCAGTTTCTTATCTTATTAGCTAAAAAAGAGCTCTTTAGAAAGAGTGTTTAACTACTCTGTTCCAGTTAGTGTGAACTCAGCTTCTAAACATGCAAATGTCTGTACTGTGCCCATCAGGGCCCTGTGCTGACACCCTCCATCAGCATCAGGGATCAGATATATTCCTGTTTCCAGGGGACAGCAGCAAAACTACCCTGCAGTTGTTGCTGTAATCTGAGTGTCGCACAGCTACTCCACCTTCCAGAGCAGCTCAGGCAAGGGATGTGGATGTTGCATTCAGCAGAGGCTTGTTAGAGAGCAGAACTGGGCTCAGCAACGTGCTCCAGGCATGCACGTCTTGTGCTTGCTCCTTTGTTTCTCCATTTGCGGTGTGAGAGCAGAGTTGCAGTGGCTTTTCCACATTTGGAGCCCAAACTCCTCCAAAATACTATTTACTTGGTGTTTTCCAAACAGGCGAAGTAATTgttgacaaagaaaaatacagttaaggtggagaggaaagagagaagcatGCTGATGGAGGAGACTTgtggtgctgggcaggagggggctAGACTGTGGGAGAGCTTTGCTGACCCACAGGGTTgataaaggaagagcaaagcaaTTGGAAAGAGTTTTGGAGCTGAGTCAGTGAGAATGGAAGGACTGGCTTTGTGTTTGGTCATCTGCCAAACTAGAACAGAGATAGGAAAAGGCTACTTCCAAGGCAAAGCATTTCAGGTATGAGGTACAGTAAGAAAAGTAGCCAGAAAGGACTTCTGGTAATCTTTTtgaggattttgctttttctgctgcgTTTCacagacatttgttttcatttaatggaGGGTACTGTATGGAAAGAGGATTTGAGAGCAGTTTTGCCCTTGCACAATGTTGGGAtctcaagtgtttttcttaACTCTGAAGATGTGTTTTCTGGCTGACAGCAGATGAGTGGAGGTAATCTTTGTTGTTCTGTAGTTAAGGTTATTTGCAGGTATTATCTAGTAagggatttttgttgttcttagTAATAAGCATTTAGAATTTAGATACACTTTTATTGCAGGGTAACAGGAGAAATTCCAGCAATCAGAGCAGTTATTTTTACCTTAAATAATATTGTCAAAACTTTGGAGCAGATCATATAACTTTAGCTATGAAGCACAACACCCTTGAATGGCGTAGTAAAGTGGAAATTATCTTGTCATAGCTTTTTCTTACTACTTTTGTACTGTGGAAGGAGGGGTCTGGTAGCTGCATTGTATTCAGGAATGAGCATGGCAGCAGCATGTCAAGAAACTTTTCAAAGTGAGGTCTTAGGACATCTGCAgagaatgagaaagagaaatatgtgAATAGAGCAGAAGGGTGTGCTGCTTCCAGTGGAAATAAGAAGTGCTTTGAATAAGACATTCTCCACAATAACTTGTTCAGAGGTAGTGAATGATTGTTCTTGTCATCCATGGTTACATATCCAGCGAATAACTTGTCATCATTGACAACTACTGCTCTGCTTTCTACATGCAAATCACCGCAGTGTCTTGGCACTCTGCGTCTGCTGCTTATGCACTCTGTCCAGCCCTATGTTTTTAGGGGATTTTGGATAAGCTTGTGAACGTGAGATAagagagctgctgccaccaaaTATTCATCAATTCTGCCTTGTACAAACCTCCTGTTAGCATCAAACCAATTGGTTACTTTGAATATCTAAACATATCTTAAAACTGAGTGTGTCCTTCTCGGATGGCCAGCATTATGCCTGGCGTACTGACTGGTTTTTATTTGGGGGTATCTCAAAACCGATCCTCCCTTCAGCCTCCAAGCACTGTGCTAGCACAGCCTCAGGTCAACGCACACGTGTCAGGATGCCAAAGCATCTCTTCTGTACAAGTGACCATCTCCGTGTAGGGAAACTCCTAGATCCTTGCACAAGGCAATGTTCGCAAGAGGGATTGTTACCGTGACCGGCCTTTAAAGCTGTCCATGGCTGATGCTTGGATTTCGGTCCTCTGAGGGTCTCTGAGATGTTgatatttatgttctttttataTTAGCAGCTAAAACTGTGTAGttcaaaacatggaaaaattcCCAATTGGCACTTACTGTCAGAGTTTCAGTTCATGAGAAGCATGGAAAGTTTCAGTTTAGTAAAGTATCTTTATTTACAGAACaactttacaaaaataatttcaataaaattattatgAAGTCCATTTACAATATaatacagctgcattttctcAAAATGTAACATCAGATTATGATGGGGAATATTACTTTTGTACGTTAGGTCAATCCATGGCATAAATAATGCTTTAAACAAGGAGCTAGTTTTTGTTATAGCCTACAAATTACTAACAACGATTAATAAACAATGCATTTCTTGGCTTATGTGGTTCCTCTGTACAATTCACATTAGTGCTATAAACACCAGGGACTGGAGGAGCTGGGAAGATGCACAGCCGTATGTCTGTTATGCAGACTGGTCAGCTGGATGCTCGATGTGTTTGCTTCAGCAGGGATGCCAGGAGCACCATTCAGCTCCGAACGTCCATGGTGGCACTCACTTTTATACATCAGAAAACACCGTGTTAGAGAGACAGTGGTCGTCTGACCTCAGGAACAGCTTTTCGAATGTCGCGCCttgatgtgttgggttttttcagtgttttgccaAAACAGCAGGCAGAGATCAAATCCTGTCTCCGCAGTACCTCCTTTTGTAAACTTGCAATGCTAATCTTCCTTGGGAATTCGACTGATGTGGGCTCCTACGACTCTGTTTACTCGTATGTATTGATGTTCAGCTCTTCATGAAATATGTTCTCTGCTTCAGAAACTGCCTTGCCAGAACTTAAGAAACATACTGGGCTCCTCCATACGGCAAAACTTCCGTGACTCCCCACCCGATGATGTTGCCCCTGGTACTGCACGCATCTTCTCCGCTCTGTGCTGCTATCTCCTTGGCGCTGAGCACTCTGTCCCACATGTTAAAGCCAGTTAATTTTCCGGAGAAGGCTAAAGCTTCGTCAAATCCACCTCCAACGCAGCAGCCGTTCTTTTCTTGACCGATCTGCAAAATCCCTCCGTCTGGAATGGTGTGAGCATCAGCAATGTCTGAGGCGGTGGCTGCAAGCTCTCCCTTCACCCACAGGGATGCAGATCCATTCTTGGAGCTCCACGCACCGCAGAGATGGATCCACTTCCCAGGAACAACTACATTTTTCACAGCTAACTTGTGCTGGGCACCACCAACAACAAGCACTGCAGACTCCCGGCTGAGATAAAGCTGGATTTCATATGGATTTAACTTGGTTCCATAGGAGAAGACAATAGTTTTGTCCAAAGCCTCAGTTACCTTGATCCAGATACAAGCAGTAAAGGAGCGAAGGGCCATTCCAGCAGTCGGGTGAACGCTCCCAAATATCTTTTTCGAACGCATGGGGAACAGAATTGCTATTTCACACCCTGAAAAAGTTAGAAAGATTGTTAGGTAAAGAAAAACTAGTCTGTTTGTACGTGCACAGTTAAGATGCTTGACACGTGCTCACTTCTGGGCTTCCCAACGGGAGCTGAGAGCTCGGCGCATCCAGGGGGATGTAGGATGCTTTGAAGAAGCTGTCAGATCCGATGGATGAGTTTGCTGAACTCTATGGCAACGGGTCTAGGGGCTAATCGGGCTGCAGGAGCAAGGCTTGGCTCTGCCCTCGCTGCAGAGGTAGTCCTGTGCCATGCCAAGTGACGTTTAGGTTTAACGCTGCCTGTCTGTCCTAGCGCTTGCCTTGGGAAGTTGGGCTGCCCCGAGGGTCTGTGCGGGCAGGTGGGCAGCAgaggggatggggctggggctAGGCAGGGAAAAGCAGGCGCAGGGAGCATTGGCAGAAGCATGCGGAGATGTGTGCGTCCGTTTTATTATAACAACTCCCTTTCCTGACCCTGCCTTTAGGGCTGTTGGTCAGTAGCTTTCATGTGCACTGGTTAACCATAGGTAGTGTATAACacaactgatatttttaaaacagttccTCTCTCATCTCCAATTAATATGCTGATAATAGAAATCAGATTAGTTACAAGCACTATCAGAAATTTATGAAACTTAGAAAGGTAACTGATGATCACTAAACCCAACCATTTTTGGTATTCTGTCTACTGTACCCCAGTTGTATATACCGTAATATACTAAGCAACATAGGGGAAAAAGCAGCCATTCCATTTCCTGTTTAAACAAGGAAACGCACGTGGAAATTCTGCTTCAGTGAATGAAGGACTCTTTGTGTCCTTCAGGACTGCGCTGCTGTGTTATTTCATAGACTGCTTCCTTTCAACTTTGAGTAGATTTTACATGTCTTCGTTGGCCTTTGtgaggaggggcaggagcagcgAGCAACTGTTGGGGATACTCCTTAAAATCCTACTTAGGAACGCTATtgtgaaaaagcttttaattagCAAGCTTTCAGGCTTTATTATCAAGGcctaaacaaaattaaaaacagcctcactgaagaacaaaaagcGTGATTAGAAAATCCCTCAAGAGTATGGCTGGCAGTAATTCAAGATGTGAGAAATTAAAGTCAGTTGCTAAAAATTCccttgaaaaaaatttccagagaGAGACTCTGGAAGTGCTTAAAAtctatcttttaaattaaaaaaaaaaaagaacatttaagaTAAAATCATGTAGGAACCTGTGGAAATAATCTGGATTTCCACTAATGAGATTGAGATCGTTAATGCTGATCAAGTTTTTTTACTCTCACCTAGTGCAGAGTAACTGACCGTGAGGCTGGCTGTGATACAGGAGAGAGATAAAGGATGAGATCATGCTTTCTGGAAGGCAAGATTCATGTGTTTGGGGACAAAAGCAATAGCCATAAGATCTGCTCTCAGTATGTAAAGATTACTGAAGTGTTGCAATTAAGTAGAGGAGTAAAAGCAATTTACTTATAAAGTGGAGTCCACGTCCTATATGAAAGGATGGATTAATGATTGTAAAACGCGGTGTAAACTATTGTGTTTGTATTGTAATAGGCTTGTGTAAGTTGTTGCCTTTGCATTAGCAGTTGCAAGCAGCGTTCCTCCTCACTCACCTGTGTAAGAGCTCATGCTGGTAGTATTGCTAAGGGTCTCTGGTAAGGCTGGTGTAACTGCACCCCTAAGTTCCTACTCACCACCCCATCCCCTCCGGGATTCTGCGAGTGTAGACTTCTGTGGGGGTTTTAAGCTGCAGTAACTTACGCTTTGGAAAATATGGTTGTTAAAGACGTCAACATTTAGCATGTCGACGCAGTGATAGCTAGCTGGTAGGCAGAGTTATAGTCAGTGTAGTTATATTGTACACGTAGCAATTCTGCACCCACGCTTTATATAGGTGGGGGTCTGCTCTGCTGTACCCCAGTCGCCGCTTTTTGGGCGTCATATTCCAGCACATAGAAAAACTGACGTGAAATTTGAGATATGAGCTCATCTTTCTACAGCCACCTTGCTTGCTGACCCATGCAAACGttttggaaggggaaaaaaaaccccaaaccaacaataCCACAGTGTTACTAATTTTTCCATGCTTGAGGAAATATTCTGTCCTGACAGTTGCACGCAGTGAATGTGCCCTCCCTGCTGCGGGAAGCACGCTGAGCTGGTTAACATCAGCAGCGCGTCCTCAGATCCAGTTCTGCTCTTGGGCAGTTGGAGTTGGTGAGACGACATTTAGTTttaggaagaggaaggagcaagTACTTGTAGGAAGAGAACAAGAGAGCTCAGTGCCTAGTGTGTATGTGTAGGAGTTACCAGCTGGGAAGATAAAAGGTgagaaaacataatttatgtgtttaaaatacatttactgCTCTCTGGCAACCATTTTGATCTGCAGAGCCTGCAGGAGGTGGGATCCCAGCTGGCTTTGCCCTGTTGTAAGGACTTGGATTAAACCCTTCTTTAATCCCAGGTTTGAAAAGCTCAGTGCCTATTTTTTGAGAACAGCGAATGGGTTTCCTCCCTGTATGTACAGACTGCTcaaagctgctgtgctggccGTAAGATTGCTTCGGGGTCACGTGCAGGGGAAGGTGCTTAAGAGGGATGTTTATAGGATGTCTGTTTGGGTCAGGCCCACCAAAGAGAGCTAGCTCCCTAATAAAGCGTAGTGCAAGTGGGCTTACCTGCTGGCAGTAAGTGCTGAGCTGCCCATTTCTGCGATGCCTTCAGTTCGGCTCTGGTTTGCTGTAGCTCTTTCCACAGGGAGTTCAAAATGAGACTGTCTCCTCTGGTGGGACTGAATTTATCCTGCTGAAAAGCTGTCTCCTGAGCCTCCACCTCAGACCTCCTCAGCCAAGCGCTCTCCAGCTGGCCGAGCCTGCCGGACATGTTGTGGCTCAGCAGCAGAACGTGCTCGAGAACCTTTCCTTGCTCAGAGTCGTGAAGCCTCCTGGCTTCTTCAGCTTGGTCACTGTTCCTCTTGAGCGCCTGCTCTATCTGTGACACAACGTTTGAGGTGACTTTCTCGACTGCAGTGGCGAGGTTAGTGGTGAGCTGGCTCATCTCTGCTTTCAGGGTCTGCAGGTCCACCTTCAGGATCTCATCCATCACCTGCAGCATCATGTTCTCTTTCATCTGCGAGTTCTCGAGCATGATGAAGAGCTTGTCCCATTCAGTGTGCTCTCGCTGGCAGTCGCACGAAACAGCTGGAATGGAAGATACAGATGTTGCTATGCCTTTgtacttacatttttaaacaggagtGTTTGACAAAATCTGGCTCTGTGCAAGGCTTATGTGCTCCAGACTGTCAGTGTGCTTCCCTCTACATCAAAACGGAAAAAGTAGTGTGTATTATAGCAATTCTAAAACTAAGTGTCATTGGCAGTCTTTtgcaggaaaactgaaaaataaagcacataaAGCAAACTCCAAGGCACACCATCCGAGTGCTTTAGCATTTGCTGTCCATAGTAATCCACTGGTATAGGCACgtgcttcttcctctgaaaagaaaatctatgtTTGTAATAATAACTGTTACAAGAGCTAGGCAGCAAAGAATGCAGTTCTGCACTTAACAGAAATTAGTTAAAATCTACTTACTTTCCTCAGTACCAAGAACTGGACCTTCAATTTCATTATCCAGATTGACATACATGAGATCATAGTCATCATTTTCATccagaacagaaacagaagccctgaaaacacagaacagcgtaagcagagaaaatatttcttgggGCAGCATTCTCTGGCTGCTTCTTGAAAAGAGCTGGGCTGTCTGGAGCTAAAGTCTAAGTCAGACTTCAGCAGAGACAAGACTGCGAGTGAGACGCAGCGAGCCCCTAATAAATACTCCGAGAGCCTCAGCTTGAATGAATGAGCAACGCCAGTGCCAGTGTTGTAATCAGAGCACTTCTGGCTGTTGGTTTTGGCCGAGAGGAGAAGGGGGCGTGCAGCTTGCTCAGTCCCAGCCTTCCAGGTTTGCACCGGGGGGAGATGGACTGGCTCGCAGAGGGGAAGAAACGGGGAAAGCTGCTCTTGCGAGCTGCCGCTTCCCCTCCGAGAGCAGATTGCTGTAACGTCCTGCAGTGCGAGGGTGAGACGGGGGATGAAATCACTTGGGAGTTTGCCGCCTACCAGCACGGGCTGCGTCGGTTATGTTGGTTTGTGTTCTTTGTGGAAAGGAAAGTGTTCTCTGCAAACTCATTTTGTAGTTGGTATGTGCCAGGGCTCAGGAGGGGAttgttggaaaaataaacatacctGGAGTTGGTTTGGATGTGTGTATGGCTTAACCTAAATATTGTAGCTTATTTTGATAGTTATGTATCAAAACTTCTATGGTATGCCTACAGTTTACTGCTTTAAGCAATAAGGGAGAACTCATAAAGACAGCTTGTTagggttttgcttttcaagcCTTAATTACCGTTAACAACATCCTAACTGTGTGGATAATACATTACTGGTAGTATATTGTTTTGGGAGCATGTAGATTAGCAGCTGCATGATTAGAGTTTTTTCTGTTAACTTTGAACAAACAAAGCAAGGCACTCTTGGATTAGACATTAATCTAGTGCTAAGTAGTATTGTTATTGGTgttaatctgttttaaattctAGAAAGCTTATCAGTTCAATGGACcattaattatttcagagatGCATTGTTTAGGTGAGATTAGGAGTAATATGGTACAAATTATATATTGGCTATGAAATATTCAGAgaatggccaaaaaaaaaaaaaaagcacccacATAATTGTACCTAACTTGCAGTCTGTATTCCTTTTCCATGTGAGTCTCTGGTTTAGCCCCTTATCGCCGCACACAGGAGCGTGTAAAGAGGgccctgtgctgctgtcccTGCTCGTTCTGCCTCCAACACCTGGGTCACGAGTGGGTGACCTTAACCATTGCCCCCTCCTGCAGCGGGGACCAGGAGGCACTTTGCAGGTGTTGCCTTTtgcagaggaggcagggaaggctggagctgcctgctccccagcccgctgcctgctccccagctcctccacGCTTGCTCCAcgcagcccagggcagcccgCTGCTccgggggctgcaggaggctgcTGAGAGCCTGGTGCTGCTGCACCAGATGCCTCCCAGCACCCGGCCTTGCTTGTGCAAACCTGGACTACCTCTGCGTTGGGCTGCTGGTCACCGTGCTGTGCTATTCCTACGTGCCAAACTGCATCGCCGCTTCACCCTGTGCATATATGGGGTTCCTGGCACGGCGGGGgctccagctgctctcctgcaaacacaaaaaataaatggtaaCGTTGAAGCAATAGATTAGAAACCTCCAAAGTTTGGTAAAGCAGAGGGAAGTGTTTTCGGGGAGGTATGCACCTTACTTGAGTCATCCTGAGGAAAAAACTTTGTCTTGGTACACAGGCTTTTTGTCTTTGACTACTCAATTTGGAGTGAACGTCAGAACACCACTGCATAGCTTCAAGCTCCTTCTATCCACGTTATGTTTGCAGTGCGCTACTGGgctcatttattttacaagctCTGTGTGCCGCTGGCTTGGGCAGAGCAGAGACCTGAGCACAAGGCAACCTTTGCCACTCCGCACGTGTGCGGGGAGCGTGGTGCCCAGGTGTGCCCGGGCACAGTCCtggggcggccggggcgggcTGGCACCATCACTGCACGCACTGGTGGTTGCTCCCGCTGGACATGCTGCCTTTCCTGCCTGGATGTGCCTCCAGCGGTGCAAAGCCATCGAGTGTCCCTAGCTGTACGTTAGTCTCTGCCTGCATTGCGTAATTCCTGGTGTGTGGTCTGCTTGGAAAGTCTGAGAAAAATCTAATCTGGAAAGTATTGGGGGTAAGGGTGgtagggaaggaagagggaaagaaggtAATTGAGGAGTTGAGTacagtgtttttcctttctcagacaACAAACATACTTTTCAGGCTCTTAGTTTGGACTCAGATGaagcaagatggaaaaaagtgaattacCCGGGAACGGGCATGATATCACCTCTGACTGCCCGACCTCTGAGAATCAAAAGATTGGTGAGCCGCACGTGCATAAATCCCttagaaactgaaaagatgTGACAGACAAGTGGCAAGAGGTACTCGGAGCTAACTCGAAacatgaaaatacaagaaaatagcGAATTGGGTTGTGCTTCGTGACCTTTCTTAAGTTACACGAAGAACAGACACAAACTGTGGTATCTGCTTGGATTGTTAACAAGTTTGTATACATGGGTTATTCAATTAAAAGCAATTCCATGTCAGTGAGGTCATTTAAATAGCACTGTAAGTAACAGGATTGCTTCTaaattgcctttgcttttcatttatcttGGTTAGTGAATAGAAGCCCAGCAATATTTGCTGTAGGAAACTGCCCAAATTTGCATTTgtacaaagtatttttgttcagaGAAGTTTCATGGCTGCAATCCATCATGTTGTTTCATGTCAAATTGCGTCACTCCTCTAATACAGGCGATacttaaaatacttgttttctcaGATTGAATAATTAGTCTTACTTTCCAGATACCTTCCTATCTGTGACATCCCGGTGTAGGTAATAGCACATCTCAGGTTAGTGGCTGTCTTTCCTTGtttaaagctgctgctttttgttactCTCTGCTGAATTCTTTCCCTCTACACTTTTACAGCTGAGGTGAATTTTGCCCTTCCAGGAACATGGGAATTTCAACTTTTGCAATTGTtagcttttctgaaattcaaCTGGAGCCTAAAGGCTCTGTTCCATATGGGCAGAAAGCTTCCAGTGGAAACTAAACGTGTGCGAGTGCAAAGAAAGGACTTATTTCTGTAAGCATGAAATTAtccagggaaggaagaaatttttagtGTATTCAGTTA
It includes:
- the PTX3 gene encoding pentraxin-related protein PTX3, producing MLPQEIFSLLTLFCVFRASVSVLDENDDYDLMYVNLDNEIEGPVLGTEETVSCDCQREHTEWDKLFIMLENSQMKENMMLQVMDEILKVDLQTLKAEMSQLTTNLATAVEKVTSNVVSQIEQALKRNSDQAEEARRLHDSEQGKVLEHVLLLSHNMSGRLGQLESAWLRRSEVEAQETAFQQDKFSPTRGDSLILNSLWKELQQTRAELKASQKWAAQHLLPAGCEIAILFPMRSKKIFGSVHPTAGMALRSFTACIWIKVTEALDKTIVFSYGTKLNPYEIQLYLSRESAVLVVGGAQHKLAVKNVVVPGKWIHLCGAWSSKNGSASLWVKGELAATASDIADAHTIPDGGILQIGQEKNGCCVGGGFDEALAFSGKLTGFNMWDRVLSAKEIAAQSGEDACSTRGNIIGWGVTEVLPYGGAQYVS